The following proteins come from a genomic window of Acinetobacter baumannii:
- the blp2 gene encoding Ig-like repeat protein Blp2, which translates to MTRIIVASKEGLDVLQDGQLNKVVLNQPTIIQIGVSQKDIASMEKQGGSLVIHLKNGETIVLENFFNEATNTTEHSLVFPTEQGKFVEAQFDAQGRVIDYRGLNHVTDLAYTSTSHSAATMAVDNDPSFSMGNVLKAGLAVLAAEGLYLWAFDKDDKDDSPSTPDLIAPAAPTATLADDTVTVTGKTEANAKIYIKDAAGNTVASGVADASGNYTIKLDKPLVNGDKLNVIAQDAAGNNSKVTVVTGTKDTIAPDVPQAQLSDDGSLVTGKAEANAKITVYDATGKVLGTVFANKDGIYSLKLTPPLTSEAGGKVVAEDAAGNKSEEVKIIAGKDTIPPASPFVEVNKEGSVIHGKTEANAKVQIKDADGKVIGSGTADAQGEFQITLSPALKEAQKGTVVVEDAAGNVSKPVEITPGFDSIAPDKPTVQINTDGTSVTGTAEANAKIEIKDTTGKVIGSGTADANGKFTISISPALTDNKHASVSAIDNAGNKSEVVDIVGTKDTTPPAKPILNSVDDDVGAVKGAITAGSETDDARPKLTGSGEANATLTIYDNGVAIGVVTVTSGRSWSFTFDKDLALGKHTITLTQTDAAGLTSEASSPFTFYVVAPKAASLSETSVDTLSTEGPSLADSVGLHTLKAAQSTTTEMNNPQKSVPLDDLLKSSTASESDPIAKLLSSTALKTTQASEPIEVNASVGQTTSNPDHPLPDTTSSVLQNLLDQTYPVV; encoded by the coding sequence ATGACAAGAATAATTGTAGCATCCAAAGAGGGTTTGGACGTTCTGCAAGATGGTCAGCTCAATAAGGTGGTTTTAAACCAACCTACTATTATTCAAATTGGTGTAAGTCAAAAAGATATCGCATCGATGGAAAAGCAGGGTGGAAGTCTAGTCATCCATTTAAAAAATGGAGAAACAATTGTCTTAGAAAATTTCTTTAATGAAGCAACGAATACAACAGAGCATTCACTCGTTTTTCCAACTGAACAAGGAAAATTTGTTGAAGCACAATTTGATGCTCAAGGTAGGGTTATAGATTATAGAGGCTTAAATCATGTTACGGATTTGGCCTATACCAGTACGAGTCATTCAGCTGCAACAATGGCCGTTGATAATGATCCAAGCTTTTCAATGGGTAATGTACTAAAAGCAGGCTTAGCAGTTTTAGCCGCTGAAGGTTTATATCTTTGGGCATTTGATAAAGATGATAAAGATGATTCACCCAGTACTCCCGATTTAATAGCACCTGCTGCTCCTACAGCTACGCTTGCTGATGATACTGTGACAGTGACTGGCAAAACTGAAGCAAATGCGAAAATCTACATTAAAGATGCAGCAGGTAATACAGTGGCCTCAGGTGTTGCTGATGCGAGCGGAAATTACACGATTAAATTAGATAAGCCGTTAGTGAATGGGGATAAATTAAATGTTATTGCCCAAGATGCGGCTGGAAATAATTCTAAAGTTACTGTGGTAACAGGAACAAAAGATACAATTGCCCCAGATGTTCCACAAGCTCAATTGAGTGATGATGGTTCCTTAGTGACAGGTAAAGCAGAAGCAAATGCAAAAATCACTGTTTATGATGCCACTGGCAAAGTATTAGGTACTGTTTTTGCGAATAAAGATGGTATTTATTCTTTAAAACTTACTCCACCATTAACCAGTGAAGCGGGCGGTAAAGTGGTTGCCGAAGATGCTGCGGGTAACAAATCTGAGGAAGTTAAAATTATTGCGGGTAAAGATACCATACCGCCAGCATCTCCTTTTGTTGAAGTAAATAAAGAAGGGTCGGTAATACATGGTAAAACTGAAGCAAATGCAAAAGTTCAAATAAAAGATGCCGATGGTAAAGTGATTGGAAGTGGGACCGCCGATGCTCAAGGTGAATTTCAAATTACACTTTCACCTGCTTTAAAAGAGGCGCAAAAGGGCACAGTGGTTGTGGAAGATGCTGCTGGTAATGTATCTAAACCAGTTGAAATTACGCCAGGCTTTGACTCGATTGCACCAGATAAACCGACTGTTCAAATTAATACAGATGGTACTTCTGTAACCGGTACGGCTGAGGCCAATGCCAAAATTGAAATTAAAGATACAACAGGGAAGGTAATTGGTAGTGGAACAGCGGATGCGAATGGAAAATTTACAATTTCTATTTCACCAGCTTTAACGGATAATAAACATGCTTCGGTATCAGCTATAGATAATGCTGGAAATAAGTCTGAAGTTGTTGATATTGTAGGTACAAAAGATACAACACCACCAGCAAAACCTATATTAAATAGCGTAGATGATGATGTAGGCGCTGTTAAAGGAGCTATAACGGCTGGTTCTGAAACTGACGATGCTAGACCAAAACTTACAGGCTCAGGTGAAGCAAATGCAACTCTTACGATTTATGATAATGGTGTTGCAATTGGAGTTGTGACGGTAACAAGTGGTAGATCTTGGTCATTTACATTTGATAAAGACTTAGCTCTTGGTAAGCATACTATTACTTTGACTCAAACTGATGCGGCAGGCCTTACCAGTGAGGCAAGTTCTCCATTTACCTTTTATGTAGTTGCACCGAAAGCTGCGAGCCTGTCTGAAACTTCAGTAGATACTTTAAGTACAGAAGGGCCATCTTTGGCAGATAGTGTCGGATTGCATACTTTAAAGGCAGCGCAAAGTACAACAACTGAGATGAATAACCCGCAGAAATCGGTTCCTTTAGATGATTTATTAAAAAGTTCTACGGCTAGTGAATCAGACCCAATCGCAAAGCTTCTCTCATCAACAGCGTTAAAAACGACTCAGGCATCTGAGCCAATTGAAGTAAATGCATCAGTTGGTCAGACAACATCAAATCCTGATCATCCTTTACCTGATACAACTTCTTCGGTTTTACAAAACCTTTTAGATCAAACTTATCCAGTTGTTTAG
- the sohB gene encoding protease SohB, with the protein MLFHLPKLPAEIRVSHLNARVNEQRKKIAQTTASRLELLQLAQQLAKEAKIRRKNNQKIFVLDFKGDIQASAVENLREEITLILATAKAGRDRVVVRLESPGGMVHGYGLAAAQLVRLRDAGFHLTICVDKVAASGGYMMACIANEIISAPFAVVGSIGVVAQVPNFNRLLKEHNVDFELYTAGQYKRTVTMFGENTPEGKAKFEEELQQTHVLFKHFVEKYRPQLNVDKVATGEHWYGQDALDLNLVDKLQTSDEYLLALLPQHDVYVINTRKKATLGEKLGLQAAQMADSLIPAVMNKVADTLAKANSTLVQMRDTKF; encoded by the coding sequence ATGTTATTCCATTTGCCTAAACTCCCTGCGGAAATACGTGTTAGTCATTTAAATGCACGTGTAAATGAACAGAGAAAAAAAATTGCACAAACCACAGCAAGTCGTTTAGAGCTTTTACAATTGGCTCAACAACTTGCAAAAGAAGCTAAAATTCGCCGTAAGAACAACCAGAAAATTTTTGTTTTAGATTTTAAAGGTGACATTCAGGCATCTGCGGTTGAAAATCTTCGTGAAGAAATCACCCTTATTTTAGCAACGGCTAAAGCTGGACGTGACCGTGTTGTGGTACGTCTTGAAAGTCCGGGTGGTATGGTTCATGGATATGGATTGGCGGCAGCTCAATTGGTTCGTTTGCGTGATGCAGGTTTTCATTTAACGATTTGTGTCGATAAGGTTGCGGCAAGTGGCGGCTACATGATGGCTTGTATTGCAAATGAAATTATTTCTGCACCGTTTGCTGTTGTGGGTTCGATTGGTGTTGTGGCTCAGGTACCAAATTTCAATCGTCTTTTAAAAGAACATAACGTGGACTTCGAACTTTACACAGCAGGGCAATATAAACGTACTGTCACCATGTTTGGTGAGAATACTCCTGAAGGTAAGGCGAAATTTGAAGAAGAGCTACAACAAACGCATGTGTTGTTTAAGCACTTTGTAGAGAAATATCGTCCACAGCTTAATGTAGACAAGGTTGCTACAGGTGAACATTGGTATGGTCAAGATGCACTTGATTTAAACCTTGTAGATAAACTACAAACTTCAGATGAGTATCTATTAGCATTGTTACCTCAGCATGACGTATATGTAATTAATACCCGTAAAAAAGCAACTTTGGGTGAAAAATTAGGTTTACAAGCAGCTCAAATGGCAGATAGCCTGATTCCGGCTGTAATGAATAAAGTGGCTGATACTTTAGCAAAAGCGAATTCAACCTTAGTCCAAATGCGCGATACTAAATTTTAA
- the pstB gene encoding phosphate ABC transporter ATP-binding protein PstB, whose translation MNTIDITNSLEKDKLVNTEQSQLTDTQLHHGTSYVSHFEPHASKKPNSTEIKISAQDAHVYYGDFEAIKGIDLDIYQNEVIAFIGPSGCGKSTFLRTLNRMNDTIDGCRVTGKITLDNKNIYDPNLDVVLLRAQVGMVFQKPNPFPKSIFDNVAYGPKLHGLARDKYDLEEIVENSLRKAGLWEEVKDRLNQPGTGLSGGQQQRLCIARTIAVSPEVILMDEPCSALDPIATAKVEELISELSDQYTIVIVTHSMQQAARVSDRTAYFHLGDLIEVNSTEKVFTQPDHQLTEAYITGRFG comes from the coding sequence ATGAATACAATTGATATTACGAATTCCTTAGAAAAGGATAAGTTAGTGAATACTGAACAATCTCAACTTACAGATACACAACTGCATCATGGCACTTCGTACGTTTCGCATTTTGAACCACATGCTTCAAAAAAGCCAAACTCAACCGAAATCAAGATCAGTGCACAAGATGCCCATGTTTATTATGGTGACTTTGAAGCGATTAAAGGCATCGATTTAGATATTTATCAAAATGAAGTAATTGCGTTTATTGGGCCATCAGGCTGCGGTAAATCGACTTTCCTGCGTACTTTAAACCGTATGAACGACACGATTGATGGCTGTCGTGTGACAGGTAAGATCACTCTAGATAACAAAAATATCTATGATCCAAATCTGGACGTTGTATTACTGCGTGCACAAGTTGGTATGGTGTTCCAAAAGCCAAATCCATTTCCTAAATCTATTTTTGATAACGTGGCATATGGTCCGAAGCTACACGGTTTAGCTCGTGACAAATATGACCTAGAAGAAATTGTTGAAAATAGCTTGCGTAAAGCAGGTCTATGGGAAGAAGTGAAGGATCGTTTAAACCAACCGGGTACTGGCTTATCTGGTGGCCAGCAACAACGTTTATGTATTGCACGTACAATTGCAGTAAGTCCAGAAGTGATCTTGATGGATGAACCTTGTTCTGCACTTGACCCAATCGCAACGGCAAAAGTGGAAGAGCTGATTTCTGAACTGTCTGATCAATACACAATCGTTATTGTAACGCACTCGATGCAACAAGCAGCGCGTGTTTCAGACCGTACAGCTTACTTCCATTTAGGTGATTTGATTGAAGTAAACTCTACAGAGAAAGTATTTACTCAGCCTGACCATCAATTGACAGAAGCGTACATTACTGGCCGTTTCGGTTAA
- the pstA gene encoding phosphate ABC transporter permease PstA, which yields MSTSNTSSPMDQNVFDPQAAAQARDRRKKVIEKSLAKRHRKEKAFRFAGLSAVVIGLAFVALLFGSILAKGLPAFWQTSMNVPVYFDPKVIDAGPVPVRTQGETPAHYQERYVDWQTKMGMVDWDSLIVNGMIAKDPSLASQRDYLSSLYASSEAYRLRDMVFADPSLIGKKENLTFLGDANVDVWLKGNIDRSLPDDQQQLDPEIRKLADDLKAKGVLENTFNTTLFKNPDSRSSPAISGLAGAFMGSLFMMLIVIIISIPIGVASAIYLEEFAPKNVITDIIEVNINNLAAVPSIVFGLLGAAIFIGWMHLPLSAPFVGGLVLSLMTLPTVIITTRASLKAVPPSIRQAALGLGASKVQTVFHHVLPLALPGIMTGAIIGVAHALGETAPLLLIGMSAFVASVPTTPFDQATALPVQVYLWQGNELRNFFEGRTAAAIIVLLALMIGLNSLAIWLRKKFEVRW from the coding sequence ATGAGTACATCAAATACATCGTCTCCTATGGATCAGAACGTATTTGATCCACAAGCTGCTGCTCAGGCACGTGATCGCCGTAAAAAAGTGATTGAAAAATCATTGGCTAAACGTCACCGCAAAGAAAAAGCTTTCCGCTTTGCAGGTTTGTCAGCAGTTGTTATTGGCCTTGCATTCGTTGCGCTACTGTTTGGCAGTATTTTGGCAAAAGGTTTACCGGCATTCTGGCAAACCAGTATGAATGTACCAGTCTACTTCGATCCTAAAGTAATTGATGCAGGTCCAGTGCCGGTACGTACACAAGGTGAAACACCTGCACATTACCAAGAACGTTATGTCGATTGGCAAACGAAAATGGGTATGGTCGATTGGGATAGCCTGATCGTAAATGGCATGATTGCTAAAGATCCTTCACTTGCATCACAACGCGATTATTTAAGTAGCCTTTATGCAAGTTCTGAAGCTTATCGCTTACGTGATATGGTGTTTGCTGACCCATCACTCATTGGGAAAAAAGAGAACCTAACTTTCTTGGGTGATGCCAATGTAGATGTATGGCTGAAGGGTAATATTGACCGCTCATTACCAGACGACCAGCAACAACTTGATCCGGAAATCCGCAAGCTGGCAGATGACCTTAAAGCAAAAGGTGTACTTGAAAATACCTTTAATACCACTTTATTTAAGAATCCTGACTCTCGTAGTTCACCAGCGATTAGTGGTCTTGCAGGCGCATTCATGGGTTCATTATTCATGATGCTGATTGTGATCATTATCTCGATTCCAATCGGTGTTGCCAGCGCAATCTATCTTGAAGAGTTTGCTCCAAAGAATGTCATTACAGACATTATTGAAGTCAACATTAATAACCTTGCTGCTGTACCTTCAATCGTGTTTGGTTTGTTGGGTGCTGCAATCTTTATTGGTTGGATGCATTTACCGTTGTCAGCTCCTTTCGTCGGTGGTTTGGTATTAAGTTTAATGACACTACCAACAGTCATTATTACAACACGTGCTTCTTTAAAAGCTGTGCCACCTTCAATTCGACAAGCTGCCCTAGGTTTAGGTGCGTCTAAAGTACAAACCGTTTTCCATCATGTTTTACCGCTAGCGTTGCCCGGCATCATGACGGGTGCAATTATTGGTGTTGCACACGCACTCGGTGAAACTGCACCTTTACTTTTAATCGGGATGAGTGCATTCGTTGCAAGTGTTCCAACCACCCCATTTGATCAAGCAACTGCTTTACCTGTCCAAGTTTATCTATGGCAGGGTAATGAGTTGCGTAACTTCTTCGAAGGCCGTACTGCTGCTGCGATTATCGTACTTCTTGCATTAATGATTGGTTTAAACAGCCTTGCAATTTGGTTACGTAAAAAGTTCGAAGTGCGTTGGTAA
- the pstC gene encoding phosphate ABC transporter permease subunit PstC, producing MNLLLIGVLLALVAIAYQLGLRKSRHLAGKGSNSATLHSRPGYYGALVGLWCGIPAFLILIIWNLVEPSILNHIIFNNVPASVTASLDEAARSVLVDRVQAIASGFGVSDHPAAYELAAAQQYAKFQTIGSFAKFAVVVCAALLGLVWAKKKISQEYRARNQVERAINVGLILCSGVAILTTIGIVMSMFGEAMHFFHFVSPIDFFFGTEWNPGFSTSGNAEGSYGLLPLLWGTLMVSGIALLVAVPVGLMIAIYLAEYASPWLRSWAKPTIEVLAGIPTIVYGVFAMMIIGPFFKAAGAYVGIEINATSALTAGFVMGIMIIPFVSSLSDDIITQVPRALRDGSLGLGATKSETIRQVVLPAALPGITGAFLLAVSRAVGETMIVVLAAGNSPLLHANPFEAVSTVTVTIVKQLTGDTDFASPQALVAFALGLTLFVITLGLNIVALYIVRKYREQYE from the coding sequence ATGAATCTGCTACTTATCGGTGTGTTGTTAGCCCTTGTGGCAATTGCATATCAACTTGGGCTGAGAAAGAGCCGCCACCTAGCAGGTAAGGGAAGCAACTCGGCGACATTACATTCTCGTCCTGGTTATTATGGCGCACTGGTTGGGCTTTGGTGCGGTATCCCTGCTTTTTTAATTTTGATCATTTGGAACTTGGTTGAGCCAAGTATTTTAAATCATATTATCTTTAACAACGTACCTGCTTCTGTGACAGCTTCTCTAGATGAAGCAGCAAGAAGTGTACTTGTTGATCGAGTTCAAGCGATCGCTTCTGGTTTTGGGGTAAGTGATCATCCCGCGGCTTATGAGTTGGCTGCTGCTCAGCAATATGCAAAATTTCAAACTATTGGCTCTTTTGCCAAATTTGCTGTTGTTGTCTGTGCCGCTTTGTTGGGCTTAGTGTGGGCAAAGAAGAAAATCAGCCAAGAATATCGCGCACGTAACCAAGTTGAGCGTGCAATTAATGTTGGTTTGATCTTATGTTCTGGTGTTGCAATTTTAACCACGATCGGCATTGTAATGTCGATGTTTGGTGAGGCAATGCACTTCTTCCATTTTGTAAGTCCAATCGACTTTTTCTTTGGTACAGAATGGAACCCTGGCTTTAGTACTTCAGGTAATGCAGAAGGTAGTTATGGTTTATTACCATTACTATGGGGCACGCTCATGGTCAGTGGTATTGCCTTATTAGTTGCTGTACCTGTTGGCTTAATGATTGCTATTTATTTAGCTGAGTATGCTTCGCCGTGGTTACGCTCATGGGCAAAACCTACCATTGAAGTTTTAGCGGGTATTCCAACAATCGTTTATGGTGTTTTTGCCATGATGATTATTGGGCCATTCTTTAAAGCTGCTGGTGCGTATGTTGGTATTGAAATTAATGCAACCAGTGCTTTGACTGCCGGTTTTGTAATGGGAATTATGATTATCCCATTCGTTTCATCTTTGTCTGATGACATTATTACTCAAGTTCCTCGCGCACTTCGTGATGGTTCGTTAGGACTGGGCGCAACCAAATCAGAAACGATTCGCCAAGTGGTTTTACCAGCAGCTTTACCGGGTATTACAGGGGCATTTTTATTGGCTGTTTCGCGTGCCGTAGGGGAAACCATGATTGTGGTTTTGGCAGCAGGAAACAGTCCACTTCTACATGCAAATCCGTTTGAAGCTGTTTCGACAGTTACCGTAACCATTGTAAAACAGTTAACGGGTGATACTGATTTTGCGAGCCCACAGGCCTTGGTGGCATTTGCACTGGGTTTAACACTCTTTGTGATCACTTTAGGATTAAACATTGTTGCACTGTACATTGTGCGTAAATACCGTGAGCAATACGAATGA
- a CDS encoding substrate-binding domain-containing protein — protein sequence MRLNPRQIAIALAVTGAAVTTTANAARDTIQIAGSSTVLPFASVVAEEFGNTFPQFKTPVVGSGGSSAGLKQFCQGVGDNTIDVANASRKIKSTEIEACNKAGVKQIQEIKIGYDGIVFASSSSKAAYKLKPYHVFAALAAQLPSKGKLVPNPYTNWNQIDKSLPNEPITLVIPASNHGTREVFQEKMVEAGCEAYEYFKSLDKDAQKKACSTFRKDGRVIEIAGDYTETLARLKTSPSAVGVFGLSFYDMNRDKLRVATVNNVVPSEKTVLNGTYPVSRPLYFYVKGEHLKSVKGLPQYVEYFLSKKATGKGSKAERDGLIAMSDAERAKVLADFKAGKTVK from the coding sequence ATGCGCTTAAATCCACGTCAAATCGCAATTGCATTAGCAGTAACTGGGGCCGCTGTAACAACGACTGCAAATGCAGCTCGTGATACGATTCAAATTGCTGGTTCTTCAACTGTATTACCATTTGCCAGCGTTGTAGCTGAAGAGTTTGGTAATACATTCCCTCAATTTAAAACTCCTGTTGTAGGTTCTGGTGGTTCTTCTGCTGGTTTAAAACAGTTCTGTCAAGGTGTTGGCGACAACACAATCGACGTTGCAAACGCTTCTCGTAAAATTAAAAGCACTGAAATCGAAGCTTGTAACAAAGCTGGTGTAAAACAAATTCAAGAAATCAAAATTGGTTATGACGGTATTGTATTTGCGTCTAGCTCAAGCAAAGCAGCTTATAAATTAAAACCTTACCATGTGTTTGCTGCTTTAGCTGCACAGTTACCTTCAAAAGGTAAATTGGTTCCAAACCCTTATACAAACTGGAACCAAATTGACAAATCACTTCCTAATGAGCCTATTACGCTTGTTATTCCTGCGTCTAACCACGGTACGCGTGAAGTTTTCCAAGAAAAAATGGTTGAAGCTGGTTGCGAAGCGTATGAATACTTCAAGAGCCTAGACAAAGACGCTCAAAAGAAAGCATGTTCTACTTTCCGTAAAGACGGCCGTGTAATTGAAATTGCTGGTGACTATACAGAAACTCTAGCTCGCTTAAAAACTTCTCCAAGTGCAGTAGGCGTATTTGGTTTAAGTTTCTATGACATGAACCGTGACAAGTTACGTGTAGCGACAGTAAACAACGTAGTTCCTTCTGAGAAAACTGTGTTAAATGGTACATACCCTGTATCTCGTCCACTATACTTCTATGTAAAAGGCGAGCACTTAAAATCAGTTAAAGGTTTACCACAATACGTAGAATACTTCCTAAGCAAAAAAGCGACTGGTAAAGGTTCTAAAGCTGAGCGTGATGGTTTAATCGCGATGTCTGATGCAGAACGCGCTAAAGTTTTAGCTGACTTTAAAGCAGGTAAAACTGTTAAATAA
- a CDS encoding amino acid permease: protein MDANNKHELKQGLSNRHIQLIALGGAIGTGLFLGLSQTIKLAGPSILLGYAIAGIIAFLIMRHLGEMVVEEPVSGSFSYFANKYWGKMAGFMSGWNYWVLYVLVSMAELSAIGTFIQFWWPEIPTWLTALFFFILINGINLVNVRFFGESEFLFSCIKIVAILSMIGFGAYLLLSGSAGPQAGVANLWQHGGFFPHGIHGFIMALAVIMFAFGGLELIGIAAAETKKPETTIPKAVNQIVYRILIFYIGAIGILLCLYPWNMVAEGGSPFVLIFQSLNSNGVANVLNFVVLIAAISVYNSCIYCNSRMLHGLAEQGNAPAILKKVNSRGIPVPAAIVSASITAVCVVVNYLIPGQAFQLFMMLVVAALVINWLMISVTHLKFTKAMKLQKRQTKFQSIMSPWSNYLTISFVCFILIIMAMTPDMRLAVILGPIWLAVLAIMYFFKYRKKMVAMPEVQSN, encoded by the coding sequence ATGGATGCAAACAATAAGCACGAGTTAAAACAAGGCTTATCCAATCGGCATATTCAACTCATCGCACTCGGAGGGGCGATCGGAACAGGATTATTCTTAGGTCTATCACAAACAATTAAACTGGCAGGTCCTTCAATTTTATTGGGATATGCAATTGCAGGAATTATTGCCTTTTTGATTATGCGTCATTTAGGTGAAATGGTTGTTGAAGAACCGGTAAGTGGTTCTTTTAGTTATTTTGCGAACAAATACTGGGGCAAAATGGCTGGTTTTATGTCTGGCTGGAACTACTGGGTTTTGTATGTACTGGTGAGTATGGCCGAACTGAGTGCGATTGGTACTTTTATTCAGTTTTGGTGGCCAGAAATTCCGACATGGCTGACCGCTCTATTTTTCTTTATTTTAATTAACGGCATTAACTTGGTAAATGTCCGCTTTTTTGGGGAATCGGAGTTCTTATTTTCCTGCATTAAAATTGTTGCGATTTTAAGTATGATTGGCTTCGGTGCTTATCTTTTACTTTCAGGCTCAGCAGGTCCGCAAGCGGGTGTTGCAAATTTATGGCAACACGGTGGTTTCTTTCCGCATGGTATTCATGGCTTTATTATGGCTTTGGCTGTCATTATGTTTGCATTCGGTGGTCTAGAACTTATCGGTATTGCTGCGGCTGAAACGAAAAAACCGGAGACAACAATTCCAAAGGCAGTAAACCAGATTGTTTATCGCATCCTGATTTTTTATATCGGTGCAATCGGTATTCTTTTATGTCTTTATCCATGGAATATGGTGGCAGAAGGCGGTAGCCCGTTTGTCTTAATTTTCCAGTCCCTCAATAGTAATGGCGTTGCGAATGTTCTGAACTTTGTGGTCTTGATTGCTGCTATTTCGGTTTATAACAGTTGTATTTACTGTAATAGTCGTATGTTGCATGGTTTAGCAGAGCAGGGCAATGCGCCAGCAATTTTGAAAAAAGTGAACAGCCGCGGTATTCCGGTCCCTGCTGCAATTGTGTCTGCTTCAATTACAGCAGTCTGTGTAGTGGTCAACTATTTAATTCCTGGTCAAGCTTTTCAGCTCTTTATGATGTTGGTTGTGGCTGCGCTTGTTATTAACTGGCTTATGATCTCAGTCACGCATTTGAAATTTACCAAAGCAATGAAATTGCAAAAGCGTCAAACCAAATTCCAAAGCATTATGAGCCCATGGAGTAATTATTTAACTATTAGTTTTGTATGTTTCATTCTCATTATTATGGCGATGACACCAGATATGAGACTCGCTGTTATTTTGGGGCCTATCTGGCTTGCGGTTTTAGCGATTATGTATTTCTTTAAGTATCGTAAAAAAATGGTCGCAATGCCGGAAGTACAATCAAACTAA